TGCCATTCCACTGGctgttctctttttttttttgttgtaaaccTTCTCGAACACCTCCATCTGAGTTATGGGGTGTCCATGTTGTTCctcttcaaaaattaatttaaaaaataattagaaataaaaaaaataaataaaatgataatatgatttgaaatactTACCATCTTTCACATGTGGGCCCCAACGCATGACGACCCCCTGCGGTAGACGATCACAGTTGCTTTCGGGTTTGCTGCCCGATTGACCTAATTTTTGACCGACTGTACTTGGAATTCTAGACTCAACCAGAACTTTAGGAGCTGGCGCCAGATCTCCTCAGCCAGCCACAGCGGTCGGGCCAACTGGTTCTGTGCGTTAGCAAAACATTTCCACAGGAACTTCCCCACCTGCAACTTGATGAGTTTGAACATTATCTCATCTTTGCAGTCCCACCAATACGagtttgacaaataaaaaaaaatataattatttgatcaaaaaatataaatttcaattaaaaataaataatattaaacttaCCTTCAGCTTCTGGAACCAGAATAGCTCGTGCTCCTGTGGTATCTATGATATGTTGGCCCAGGAATGCGAATAATGCTCTTTGACAGCATTATTGTCGGCTGTGTGAAAATTGCTGTTGgacctaaaaataataattaaatattaaaatcaattaactaaattattatacgTACCTtggagaaaaattacaatttcaatcCCATAACTTATGCCTTTGCGATTTTGGTCCCATTGTTTGATCCCTCACcacatttagtcccacaaatcttaaaaaatatgtaattttagtccatgtAAATTGCTTTTTCAGTTTTAACCTCCTTAAagtaatcaaatatttaacatctctttttttccatttctctagaaaaaaaaaattaagaaagatgtacatatataaataatttccaAATTGGTTTGTTTTAAATGAATCTAAATAAGGTATAAAGATTAATATTAAAAGCACCACATACGCATCGAATGCAACATaagaatattaagaaaaaatagcaaatttgatataaatatagaagTTTGTAAAtacaattgtaatttaaacAAAGATAGAAGTTaagagaaattttaataaaattctctTAAGCTTGTGCAGTAATTAAAAACATTCTTAAGAGATTCCTTCTACACCAcaccattaaaattaattgttatcgTCCATTAAATGAGGCCAAATGCATAAATATTAGGTAGGAGTTCCTTTTTAATAGTCAAAATTTTCTacttaaagtattttttatttcttcataaatatagaaaaattattttgaaatgagTATAAATAATACTCCGAGTTTGGTGAGAAAATATTGtagaaatttgacccaaagaTTTTGAGTGGGTTATGAAAATTCTTTGATGACCCTAAAGAAAAGTTGAAATGAAGCTCAACACAATACTTTGATGAAGACTTCATCATCTCAATTGCACCATCAAAGTGCGTCAAGCAACTGAAACAACTACCTGTTAGTAGTAACAAACGCAAATGAGCTTTTAGGGgcaaaaaaatgtcaattgtCTTTTCAGATTGGCTAACATTTCAACATCCGCAACAACCGATTCAAAATAGTTACAAGTCTCCAAGTTAAAGAAGCAAAATAGACATAACAAAGAAGTTGCTACTGCTGCACAGAGTCAGATTGTCGGTTAACTTTGTACCTGCACAACAACAAAGCAAGCTGGTATGATACCCCAATAATTAAATGCTCCAACAAAATCTAGGTCAATGTTGTCTAACAAGTAATTTTTCAGGcatataaaagaattgaagGGTTACCTGTACAACTTTGTCTTGTCAGCAAAGCACCATTATCAGGACATGAATCTATAGCTGACGCTCTTTAGAAATGATATTGAACTCTGCCACACTAGTTTGCCCTGAAGACGGATTTCCAGCGCTGCTTCCCTCTCCAAATACATGGTTCATTTCACCATCTGTACAGCTGATGTTAGCTTCGGAACCACCTTCAACAGAATCAGATGCATGGATGATCTTTCCAAACAACTGAAATGAATTTGCACCAACTTTAGGTGAAGTATTGTTTCCCTGCATGGCAACAAGATCAGCACCATTGAGATGAACGCTAGTGCTCTGAGTAGATTGTGATGAATTTCCAGATTGTGGAGTGCCAATGTTTAGTACTGTTGACACAGTTCTCAGTTCTTGTTCGATTTGATTGCTAAGGAGTTGAGTGAACATTTGGAAGGGTTTATTACTCTGGGAATTGGATGAGCTGGGTATGCAAAACTGATCTTGCCTGGCTCCCTGCATGCTTGCAGGAAAAGGAGAATAATAGTTGAATATTGGCGAATTCATATGTCCTGCCATTGATCGAGCTAATTCTACCATAGGGAACCGAAATTCTTCCTCTCCATCACTTATCATCCCTGAGCTTTGCAAACCTTTGAACTTTTTAGGAGGAGGGAATGCAGAATGAAGTTGTGACGTTGGCGGAATATACTCAACTTGCCAAGGGTTCACTCTCCTCATATTCAACAAAGTTTCGGGTTCATCCCATGTTACCTGCAGAATGAAACTGAGAGCTTTGGaacataaaatcaagaaaaaggccAAGTATCTCAGGAAGAAGACACAAACTTGCATCATATAGACCAGATCCTCATGTCCGAAACGAATATATTCACCAGTAAAACAAAAGGTGCTCCTTGCTAGAGTATTAACATTATTACAAAATGAAGAATGGCCCTCTCCACTTCAATGCCAATCAATACGACAAGATGGGtttatatatcaattcaacaacaaaaaacaagCATGTTTACTTACCATTACAAACAAACTAGAGGGTCACACGGTTCTTTATAATAAAGCATCTTAGAGAATCAAACATGCAAAATGAGGAATTCAAGTATGGCAAATGGAGTCTGAATGCAACATCCAATCAAACTTAGGAGAATTGCCAAGGCCTATTTTCCAGAAATGACATACGATCAATTCAATAACTTGcaaatatgttaaaaagttCACTACTAAACGGAAGAAACTGACATGATCTTTGGGGCAATTCAATaatgacaaacaaaaaaaaaaagaaaactatggTAATTAAAGATGAGCTTGCACTTTTCCGTCACTACTTCAATACTATAATATCAACCACTCTATTTTATAGATTTTCCCAATCATTAGAAAATGCAAAACTCTTGATTAAAACTGGGTAAAACATTTTTGGTACTTATATAAAGCCACTTTTTTGCTTTTGgtctttaatattaatttctcatGATTTTGGTCCCTAATATACAATCTTTTTGGCAAAGAACTGGGGTTTTAGTGATGAAGATGAAGCAGTCAGTGGAGGAGAGATGGCTTTTGCTGCCATTGTTGAGGTATGGTTTGGTCGAAATGTAATAACCATTTGTTTTGCTCGTGTTCCAAAGTTATCCTTATATTCCTCATCTCACGGTCGTGTTCTGAAACACAGCGGGCTCATATTTTCTTAGTTTCTAGTTAGGACAATGTAAGTATAGGCCAAGTGTTATACAACCCAACATGTAAAGCAACACAACTTTGTAATGATGCACCGTTAGTTTTGTGTACATGAATTTGTAATCTTTAGCAACCAAAATAGtggaaaatgaattttatggaCCAAACACGAATGAATGGCTATATatatggatgaaaaatgtaatttacccatcaaaATTGGACATCATCAACTCAAACAAATTCACAGTTCAAggacaataataatttaaccaaAATCATCATTCTATGCATTAAACTGCTCCTAAGATCATCATAAGGACTCGCATTACAATATTAACagcaatttaaattcaatcGGGTCAAGCCATACATATATGGCGAAAGAATGATGTATTGAACAATCCAACCTACTATTCCACAGGGATGGCATAAAACTCCCTCATTAATATCATAGAAAATGAACATGCACGCACATTACGATATGATCTCGTGGTGTACCTGAAGCATGCGCCAAGGAGAACCGCACCATGGCCCGCTATCCGGCAACACGGTGGCCGCAACCGTTCCCTGGGACCACGTCATCCGAGATGAATCCTCAGACTCCACTGCCATTTTCACCCGCATTCCCACGCTCCAGCATAACCGCAAAGCATCCTCGACCTTCTCCGCACTCACTACAAAATCTGGCGATCCAAACCTAGGATAGTGCACCACTTCGAACGCTGTTCCTTTGTCAGAATTTTTTATCGCCTCCGATACCACACTCATACTGCTATTGGCCGAGTTTTCTCCACCATCCCAGCAGCTGCTGCAGCCGAATCGTCCGACTCTCCTTATTCCAGTAAACAGCTCATTCGTCGACTTTTTCCTCATAAAAACAACAGAATCTCCTGCAATTAGGCGCTTGGCGTTCACGAACTTGCTCCAGCCCGTTGTGAGTAAATGGCGGCGCGGCGTGCCTCGGTAGATGTGTCGAAACTCCCATGCATTGTTATGAGTGtctttcattatcaaattctgAACCGGCGGGTCTGACGCAAAATCCAGCGGCGGGAAAATCGAGTCGGCGCAGAATCTTGGAACTGAAAATCCTCCGCCGTTGTTGGCGTCAGAGGGCGTTAGAACTTTGGCGAAGGAAACCAAGTCGTTTTCGTTGCTATCACCTATACTGCAATTCAGTCGTTTCTCCCTAGCGTGGAGCGGTTGGAGTAGGAATTTGACAAAAACTTGGTCGGAGGAAGGGTTTGAAAGCAAACGGACGGAGAGGACTTGGCAGGGAATGAACGGTCGTTTGAGTTCAATATTCTGATT
The window above is part of the Sesamum indicum cultivar Zhongzhi No. 13 linkage group LG2, S_indicum_v1.0, whole genome shotgun sequence genome. Proteins encoded here:
- the LOC105177674 gene encoding auxin response factor 17 — protein: MSTSSPSVSEVDAAVWRAVAGASSHIPPLNSYVYYFPQGHMEQHSSASVENQNIELKRPFIPCQVLSVRLLSNPSSDQVFVKFLLQPLHAREKRLNCSIGDSNENDLVSFAKVLTPSDANNGGGFSVPRFCADSIFPPLDFASDPPVQNLIMKDTHNNAWEFRHIYRGTPRRHLLTTGWSKFVNAKRLIAGDSVVFMRKKSTNELFTGIRRVGRFGCSSCWDGGENSANSSMSVVSEAIKNSDKGTAFEVVHYPRFGSPDFVVSAEKVEDALRLCWSVGMRVKMAVESEDSSRMTWSQGTVAATVLPDSGPWCGSPWRMLQVTWDEPETLLNMRRVNPWQVEYIPPTSQLHSAFPPPKKFKGLQSSGMISDGEEEFRFPMVELARSMAGHMNSPIFNYYSPFPASMQGARQDQFCIPSSSNSQSNKPFQMFTQLLSNQIEQELRTVSTVLNIGTPQSGNSSQSTQSTSVHLNGADLVAMQGNNTSPKVGANSFQLFGKIIHASDSVEGGSEANISCTDGEMNHVFGEGSSAGNPSSGQTSVAEFNIISKERQL